The proteins below are encoded in one region of Effusibacillus dendaii:
- a CDS encoding four-helix bundle copper-binding protein, with protein MWQTDNSTCQSCAEACRRCAEECRKMACQNCHRFARHFHYNMCIEP; from the coding sequence ATGTGGCAAACAGACAATTCGACTTGCCAAAGCTGTGCGGAGGCGTGTCGGCGGTGTGCGGAAGAATGCCGTAAAATGGCGTGCCAAAACTGTCACCGGTTTGCACGCCATTTTCATTACAATATGTGTATTGAACCCTAA